In the genome of Fusarium keratoplasticum isolate Fu6.1 chromosome 13, whole genome shotgun sequence, the window TCTGCTTTTCACTTTCCTCTCGGGGTTCGACTACATCTTCAAAGAGACCTACGGCTTATCTCCTGGTCTCCAAGGGTCCTGTTTTGCCTCTATCGCCGCGGGCTCAACTGCATTCGCCTGTTGCACTCCCGGCCTGTATAGTTGGGCACGTTGGCACACAGAATTTGTCCGAGGGGCCCCCTTGAAACCAGAATTCAGACTGTGGCCTGCAATAGTTACTGCCCCATTGCTTCCAGTTTCTTTATTCTGGCTCGGCTGGAGTAACTACCCTACAATATCGAAATGGAGCGGTCTCGGCGCTTGTTTTGTGTTTGGCGTCGTGTTGACGGCTGTTTATGTTAGCAGCTATGAGTACATAACTGATAGCTACCGAGATCATTCGGCGATTGCGCTTGCGAGCATCACGATGGCGCGGTACTTGATTGCTGGTGGTATGGTCATGGCGGCACGTCCTATGTATGAGGGAATCGGAGTTCACTGGACAATGACTCTCTTGGGTTGCATTGCTGTTTTGTTAACACCAGCACCGCTTCTGTTTAGGTTGTACGGACCCAAGCTTCGGAAGAAGAGTCCCTACGCAATGACAGAAACGCACCCCTAAATCTACTTTACCATTGGCTTGGGAGGCTGCAAAACAGgtttttctttattttacCAGCCGTGATTGCATGATATGGTACACCCAGCCTCCAGTTATTAACATAACAGCTAATTTCTAGTAAATCTCTAgcacatcatagcatcatatcccaatgccCTCCGATAATAACAACCTCGCAAGTGTCGCAGGCACCATGAACGCATGGCTCCAATCTATAAGCCAGTGACGCCCTAGGAGAGGGTCAAAGGACTGACTGTTCCACAGAGACCGCATTATCAAGCCTCTCGGGGACTAGAATTCACTTAGTTGACTTGGAAATCATGCCCCTACTAGATAACGAACCAGACAGCCACAAGCACTGCATAAGTGCCACCCCACTCAGCAAGATGATCGTTGACTCTGAGAGCTCTATCGTCTTTTGATATGTGTTTACTATGTCGTGTGGATGTCAGCGAATGGTTGCGCTATCCTTTTCCATAGCAATACTGGACTTGTGAGTCTAACGACAAACACATCGTCACCACCTACCGATTCTCTGACTTGAGGCTCGCGCATGTTTGTTGGCCTTCGCTCGGGAGCCTTTCCGATATCGTTACCGGTGCACCTCCTGCTCGCACTTCCTAGTCGTCAGAGTCGAAGTGGTTCTGGTATGGGGAACATTATCTctcttgtttttttttttttccacCTTTAAGACGCCATTGCAAGGTATACAGCACAGATATTGCTatgctgaagaagatcatgaAGCAGATGTAGCTCATGCCTACATGAGAGAGGGCTAAGCTAGACTATTAACTGGACAACCTGGAGAGAAAGATGCAAAGACTAGCTGTCGTGTTTTTATCGCTACAGTTTCCATACAGCAAGATGGTATCCAAGTCGGCTTCTGTGGCCATATCAACGCCAAAAAAAATAGACTCCAGATATCCCTGGCGTTTCGTGGCCAGTTTGACAGCATCAAACTGTCCACGCAGGGCGAgtctctctccctctctctcttttcctttcGTGAGATAGAACTCGTGAACAACGCGCTTTATGTTGCTGTTTTCGGCAAGAGTCTCTTGGGTAGATCACTGCAACTTAGCTTGTGAGAACGGAAGATTGACTGGGTGACTGAAGAACAATTACCGTGAAGGTACTGGTTTTGAGTGGTTGTCCATCTTGTCCCGGGCCTTGTTGCTCGGCGGGTTGAGTGAGTGGCTCAAGCTTCGCTATTTGCGGATTGTCGTTTCTCTCAAGAAACGTGACTTGCTGTTCTGAATGCTTATCTTCCCGCTCATCGTGACCTTCGGGTTCGGAAAAGGGGCGGGTGCTCTTGACCGGCGTCGAGGGAGGAACGAGAATCTGAAGCCGTGCCATGGGCGAAATAAAGGTTATTGATAGTGCCGTGGTGTGCAAAAAGATTGATACAAAGCTTAGCTTCATTCAAATATGTCATTAGCTAGTTTGGAAGAAGGCACATTAGCAACTGACGCCCCGTGGTTTTAGATGTTTAGGTGGTGCAGTAGTTGACTTCCTATTAAACTGCGCTGGCTCGAGACGCTATTAAATCCACCCCCATGCGCCGACTCCGACTACCTTACCGATACAATTATTCGCACTTTCAACACATGACTGTGCAATTCACCATAGTGATCGGCTTTGTCTATGCAAGTGCCTCCGACTATGCCTCCGACTAGTGACCATCGACGCGTACCAAGGACCAGTGGCCACCCTTCAACTCGCCTGAGGTTTCAAGACTCCCACTTCTCAATGTCTGCCGACATGTGTCCTTGGAATATGTATTCACATATGCTGACATTCAGTATGCTGGTCGCCACCTCGCCCGTGCCCACTGTGCATGGGCACCCGGTGCGCACTCGACACGGTGGCACCTCTCTACGTCAACTCGTGTAACAATAACACTGCGACGGCCACTTGTTTTTGTGTGCTCTATTCCGTGTGAGCATCTACGGGTGATTCTGCAACAAGACTCAACTAGCTTGAACAAATCTCAGCCACGATACACCAAGTCTATGACCAGCCACAACCTTCCAGACTGAATATACCACGCCTGAACTAAGAAGTGGCCAGCTGAGCCGACCAGACGATCTCAGCGGGCTGTTTCACTTCTTTCAATGGAATATTCTGCACTGGTCACAGCTGCAACGGATAACAACGCTGCCGTGGATCACAGCAAGGCCGTCATGCATTACACCATCCTCTATTCTACAAACAGATCCATGATGTCCATTGAGACAAAATACTCTGAACATGCCCCCTTGGGCACTTTTTACACCCACACTCTTGAGTTTGTTTTTGCATATCTTTCTGTTGCAGGAACAGCTCTACAGCGAAGCCCTATATTCTAGGACTAATGGGGCAGGaacttcatcatcaccgactAAAGTGCAATTTTGACGCTCTTTGGATCTTGGGTTGTGTTTTTGGAACACTCTATGTTGATAGGCCGAAAATTTTGGAATAGTCCTATATAAGTATGATTTTGAGGGATCAGTTTAGTTTCTATGgcaatgtgttctttattatagttgaaaCTCGGCCTTTGATGGGTTAAttgagccagaagatcgtagTTTCTATGGATCAATGTGGTGCCCCTGAAGACACCCCATTAAGTGGTCTATATTCCTAACAAACGGCAGTGGTGATATAAGCATGTGGAATTGATGGAGTGAGGGAGGAGTAAGGCAGCCCGATCTTTCAGAATGTGCGCACTTCGCCAGAGACTGGGGAATTATCAACATCATGTCATATTCAATACTGTAACTATCCCCCTCATGTGACGACTAACACCTACCTCTAAATAGTACACCTCTTACGCCTTATCTGTAATACTTTCGTTCTTGCGGATCCCAGTATCAGTCTTTTGCGAGGCAGTATCCTCAATGACACCATTCAGTATCGCAGAGCCTTCAAACCTGGTGTTAATCTCTTCAAGCTCTAGTCCCTTGGTCTCAACAAAGGTAAAGTAAGCAATAATGAGGAACGCAAAGTTCCAGGATGCGTTGATGAAATAAAACTTCCAGCCCAGATCAGCCATAGCATAGGCCATGGCGAAGGAGGCGAGAAGGCTTGAGGCATTCGTCAGCTTATGTCAGGAATTTGAGACTTCTTAAATAGTCACAACTTACCCAAATCCAGAATCGAGCATGCGGAAGATAGCAATGCCTGTAGCACGGAGCTTGAAGGGCGACACCTCTGTTGGGTACAAACTTGTCATGGGcgtgatggagaaggcgtAGAAGCCCTGAAAGACAAAAATGACAGCAATGGTGCCATAAATTCCCGAGGTATTGGTGCTCTCGCCATAACCTATGGGCACGGCTGTCAGGGCCATATTCGACCAACCAGCTGAAAGGACTCACGTTTGATAAGACCGCCGATCAACAGCAGCGTTGCTGTCATACCGCCGACACCGATAAACGTCTGGATTCTGCGACCAAGGACGTCGAGCATGAAACTGCCAAAAATGGCTACAGCAAAAGACCAGCAGTTAATGATGACCTGTACTTGTGTTTGGGTGACCGGATTTGTGATGCCAGCTTGGCTGAGTATCTTTGTCAGGTAGAAGCTGGACATAATTGTCAGCGACCAAGGCACGTCGCATTGAAAGTCCTTACTCACGAGATGATAAAGTTGCCGAACATGTTAATCATAGGACCGAAGCTGCAAAGAATTGCAAGTCTCCGCCTGTTTGCCTTGGTTGCGATAATCTCTCTCCATGGATTGCGAGTATACTCCGCCGCCTCACGGACAATAGTGGCCCTGACGTCGCGTAGCTGCTCCTCTGCTTTCTGTAAGTCCACATTGTCCTTGCCTTGCATGATAATCAACACTTCTAGGGCCTCCTGGTTCCGGTCGTGTGCAATCAGCCAGCGAGGAGACTCTGGCACAAACGGAACAATGAGGACAGCCAGCGCGCTGGGGACGAACTGAAGTAGAGAAGGCAGTCGCCATGCCCAAGTACTCTGGATGTTCTGACTGCCGTAATTAACAATGGCCGAAGCAAGGCTGCCAACGTAGTAGCAGGAAAAGAAGAGTCCCAGAACGCGCGCACGTCGGTGAGGCGGAAGCAGCTCACCGAGCAGCGTCGGTGCAGCTCCATTGCTAATTGCAGAGCCGACACCGACGATAAACCTCGCAATGACAAACATGGGCACATTCTGGGAGGCAGCCTGCAGGATAATGCCCACAACACTGATGGCTGAGGCGACGTAGATGGCACGTCGACGACCAAAGTAGTCTGGGACAGGCTGCATGAGAAAGGCACCAAAGATGCCTCCTATCCACATGGCAGCATTGTTGAGGCCCTCGGTAGCGGTGTTGAGATGGAAGTACTCTGAGTAAGAgggcaagatcaacaaccCATTCATGACAGACGAATCATATCCGAGGGTCTTGATAGTCATTAGCAAGAGATTATATAGTAGTTCGGCTGACTTACTGCCGAATTGACAATAGTGACAGCGAGTAGCAGGGGCATTAAAACCCTATGGTCCGCAGGCACCAGCCTGGAGACATGTTTTCGCCCGAAGCCCATCCTCGTGGCGGTAACTGAACTTGGCGGAAGAAGAGTTGATGGTAGAGCTAGAGACTTAGGAGTTGGTCTTTTGCAGCCTGCGGGGATCCGAACACCAGAAGCAGAGTTATTAGAAGTATCTTATACTTCACAAGCATGACTGTTCCTATCTGTAATTTCTTATCGGTTATTGGCTACAAGGGGCGTTATTATCTCTGGGGTAGAGATAGAGTCTTATCTGACAGATGCTTATCCGCATCCGGAGTAGATCTCTGGGGAACCCCCCACAGACCCTGGCGAAGCTTGGGTGAGCTCGGGTGAGCTCGGGCGAGCTCGCCCACTAGTTTACCTTGTACAGCCTCTCCACGTACCATAAGATCTCGGGTATTTTAGGCCATTGATACGAGTCCTTGGGCATGAGTCAGGACTACACCGACTCTATTTGCTTCAGGACCATACTCAGTTTGAGTTACAAGCGCAAGCCCGCCAGTCATGCCCGCGTCTATTCGAGAGTGGCCCGCATGGGCAGAGTACACCAGTGAAGACGCTGCATCAGTTAAGGACCCAGAGTTCTTGGCTATCAAAAAGTCCATCATCGCAGAATACGGCGCCGAAGCCCTCCGCAAGAGCTGGATCAAGGTGtgcaagcagctcgaggccatcaccgaTGAGATTGCAGACAAGGGAAATACAATCATTCCTACGTTTGAGACCTCCCAAgtcctcgatgatggcttcacgGCTGTTCAAGAGCAGGAAATCAAGCGAATTGGCGCCTTTGTCTGCCGGGGCACCGTTCCAGCAACTGAGACGACATCCCTTTACAGCGACTTGAAGCAATACGTTGCAGACAACAAAGACTCCATCCAGGCTTGGCCGGCAGAAAGCCCATCGATGCTTGTCCTATACAACTCTCCTACTCAGAATGCCCTACGTTCGCACCCGAACCACCTCAAGCTCCAGCGCAAGCTAAACGAATTATGGCACGACTCGACCGATGAGACATCCCCAGACCCTCTTGTGTACCTTGACGGCGTTCGTGACCGCGCTCCGGGACAGCCATTTCTTGGCTTGGGCCCTCATATAGATGCAGGGAGTCTCTGCCGCTGGGCGGACCCGACCTATCGCAAAGTCTATGGCAGCATCTTCTCCGGTGAACCAGACAACCACGACCCATATGACCTTGGCGTACGTAAAAACGCAGACCAAGAGCTCTACAAGGGCATGGCACACTCGACCGTCATACGCACGTTTCAGGGATGGACGGCTCTTACGCCCACAGCCCCGAGAGAGGGTACTATCATGGTATACCCTAACATCAAGACTGCCATTGCGTACGTGCTACTACGACCGTTCTTCACTCCGCCCCAAGATCTGGCGTACATCATGGACTCTGAGAAATGGACGCTGAACGATTCGACTGGCTGGTTTCCTGGAACAACAAAGCCTGACAGCCAGCGACTTAGCCGGGCGTCGCATCCTCATCTTAGACTGGAGGAATGCATGGTGTACATGCCCCAGATAAACCCAGGCGATACCGTATGGTGGCATTGCGATGTATGTCTTTCTAATCCCCACCTACTTGCGTCGCTGATCCTTTATAAGATGTGTCATGCCGTAGATACCGAGCACCTAGGTCAAAACAACGCATCGGTCGCATTCATTGCCGCATGCCCTACGACCCCTGTGAACGAATTATACGTCAAGAGACAGCTGGCCGCTATTTTGGGAGGACGCCCGGCTCCAGACTATGCGGAGGGTAATGATGATCTAGATGAAACTGCAATGAAAGGATACGTTGGCCTGGGAGGACTCGGAGA includes:
- a CDS encoding MFS domain-containing protein, with protein sequence MGFGRKHVSRLVPADHRVLMPLLLAVTIVNSATLGYDSSVMNGLLILPSYSEYFHLNTATEGLNNAAMWIGGIFGAFLMQPVPDYFGRRRAIYVASAISVVGIILQAASQNVPMFVIARFIVGVGSAISNGAAPTLLGELLPPHRRARVLGLFFSCYYVGSLASAIVNYGSQNIQSTWAWRLPSLLQFVPSALAVLIVPFVPESPRWLIAHDRNQEALEVLIIMQGKDNVDLQKAEEQLRDVRATIVREAAEYTRNPWREIIATKANRRRLAILCSFGPMINMFGNFIISFYLTKILSQAGITNPVTQTQVQVIINCWSFAVAIFGSFMLDVLGRRIQTFIGVGGMTATLLLIGGLIKRYGESTNTSGIYGTIAVIFVFQGFYAFSITPMTSLYPTEVSPFKLRATGIAIFRMLDSGFGLLASFAMAYAMADLGWKFYFINASWNFAFLIIAYFTFVETKGLELEEINTRFEGSAILNGVIEDTASQKTDTGIRKNESITDKA